A window of Zalophus californianus isolate mZalCal1 chromosome 17, mZalCal1.pri.v2, whole genome shotgun sequence genomic DNA:
gaaGCAGGATCTGCACACCCGTGTCCTAGGCAGGAGGTCCAGGGGTGGGCCCAGGATCTCTTGTGGAAGCTGAGGGCacgagggaaggggagaggctcAGACCTCAAGATCCTAGCGGTAGGAGTGTGAAGGTGTCACTGACCTGAATTCCTGAGTTATGGGGGAGGAAGGGACCATGGGGCCTGGACGCCTGggtctgaggggggaggggctgggggccgtACTCCAGGCTCTGTGGCTTTGGGGCTTACCCTTGGGAAGTGGGCATACTCTTGGGGTTTGCATGCTCCCAGCCACAGGTGCTATTAAAAGCAGATCAGGAAGGGAATTGAAAGGCCAGGGTTTAGGAGGAGGCGGAGGATGGTCCGGGAGGGGGGCAAACGTGAAAGTATATTCCTTGGGAGACAGGGAGTCTCCAGAAGATTGAAGGGCAGAGAATTCAAGGAAGTGATGGGTTGAAAGAGAGAGGGGTTGAAGGTGGCAAAGGTGGCAGTCGGGGAGACAACATTATGGAGACACGGTGAGGAAAGATTCTGTGGAGGGACGGACTTGAAGGGTCACACCAGAAGGACAGAGAATCCGGGTGAGAACCAGGGGTGGTTGTGGAGGTGACAGCAGGCGGAGGGATGGACACTCAGAAGGGACAGAACAGGGGcgtctgcctggctcagtcagtagagcacacgactcttggTCTTgtggttgtgagttcgagccccacgtgggtgtagaaattacctaagggggggcgggggaataAAGAAGGGACCGAACAGAATGTCCATGTCTACGGGcaacaggaagaagagagtgTTTCATGGGAATGGTAGCTGTCAGAGCCCTTAGCGCTCGGGTCAGGCTGATTCAGGCCACTGTTAAACGGCcagcagggaaaggaggaggaaagtggGGAGTAAGGAGGACTCAGGAGCCCGAGGCCGGGAGAGTGCTCTGGGAGCACACCCCACATTTTCAGTCCTGCTTCCGCAGGGCTGGTTAAACTCGGGGTCCACTGCATCACTGGCCAGAAGGTTGCCATCAAGATCGTGAACCGGGAGAAGCTGTCTGAGTCGGTGCTGATGAAGGTGTGTGTGCACTGGGGCAGGGTGCCCCtttggggctgggtggggggagcgAGGGAGGCCATGCTGACCTCCATTCCTGCGTCCCCACTGACCCCCAGGTGGAGCGGGAGATCGCCATCCTGAAGCTCATTGAACACCCACACGTCCTCAAGCTGCACGATGTCTACGAGAACAAGAAATATTTGTAGGTATTTATAGACACCCAGCCCCCcatgcacccccaccccaagttcCTAGGGTGGGACCTTTCTGGAAACAAGGCCTGGAGGGGCCTGGAGAAACTTAAGCTCTCCTGGCTGGAGCCACCGAAGGGCCAGCCAGTCCCTTCGCTCCTGCACAGAacaccctcccacacacacagacacacacacataatcctCCTCGTTCCCACGTTGACTGGCCTGACCTGGCCTGACACTGAGAGCTAAACGTTCCCTAGCAAGAGCACGGCCAAGTGTCAGCCATCCTGGTGGGGGACAGAGGTCCATCCTGGCccttcttccccagccccaggcccacgCCCTACTGCACTGCAGGGAACACTCTCTACTAGATAATCCAGATGTCCTCAACCGGACCCAGCTGGCTAAGGGCAGCTCCCCACCCTGTTCCTCTTTGCTGAGGCAATGGGGGCTTAGCAAAGCCTGAGGCTCAGTGAATCCTGCTTATTCCTAAACCTACCCCCAACCTCTTGGAGCATTGCaggcccccctcctcctcccacataACTCTGGGGGCTATGATGGACACCCCAACAGTGGCCTTCTATAGGAGTTCCCAGTCTGTATCTCAAAGTTGATTACCCCTCAGGAAGATGGGAGTAGAGTCCAGCTGCCCAGGGTACAGACAATAGGCCTTTGTCTGGACTCTGGTGACCCAAGGGACAGCCGGGCTGGGCAGCGGGTGAGGGGAcagacccctgcccccacccccggatGAACTGACTCCAGGACCCATCAGATGCTGGGGAGGGTTTCCCCAGGCAGTAAGAGGCCCGGCCCCAGGTGCTCATGGGAATTGTAGTTCAGGCTTCCCCAGGTGTGGCGGCAGGGAGGGGCTTTTTCACCAGCTGGCGGAGCTATCACTCCCACTCCTCCACCTAGGTAGGCATAGGGGGTGACCCATGGGAGTTTGGGCTTCACAGAGGACTATCAGCTTTCCAAGAGCTCATAGAAATTGCGCTTTTGTTCCCAGGGGCTGATGGGAATCAGAGTTTTGGCCTCCTGGGGCCTGATGGGATTTGGAGTCTTAAGGATCCAGGTGGCTGATGGGAATTAGGAGTCTGTGTCCCAGAGGCTTATGGGAGTTGGGAGCTTTAAACCTCTCAGGAGCTGATGGGACTTGTAGTTTTTTACCTCATGGTTGTTGCCTTAGATTGATGCACACTGCAATTGTTATTGCCAGGAATTAATGAGAATTTGAGTTTCTTCATCCCTGAGGCTTATAGGAATGAGAGGCTTGGCTTTCCAAAAGCtgatgggagtgggggagggggaggtgtctttatctctcagggtcctgtgaGAATCGAGGTGTTCCTGTCCTCCAGGCGCTAACAGAGTTGTCTTATCTCCTGAAATAACTGAGAGTCCAAGTATTGATACTCCTAAAGTTGCCATGGGAGTCTCTGCTGCCCAGAACTGAGAGGAATTGAGTTTTGGGTTCCTAGAGGCTGATGGGACTTGGAGTCTCTTTTGCTCAGGGACTCATGGGAATTGGagtcttctcctcctcccagggACTCATGGGAATTGGagtcttctcctcctcccagggACTCATGGGAATTGGagtcttctcctcctcccagggACTCGTGGGAATTGGGATTCTCTGCTTCCAGGGGCCAGTGGGATTGAGGTCTTGTGTGGGGGTCCAGGggattttgaaagagagagaccaggCTCTTTGGTGCTCCACATGCCCCTTCcagccctctgccccctccacgtCCCCCAGGTACCTGGTTCTGGAGCACGTCTCTGGAGGTGAGCTGTTTGACTACCTAGTAAAGAAGGGGAGACTGACGCCCAAGGAGGCCCGGAAGTTCTTCCGCCAGATAGTATCGGCGCTGGACTTCTGCCATAGCTACTCCATCTGGTGAGGGGGCAGCTGGAGGGGAGGCCGGGATGAGCACTGCCCACAAGGCTCACTGGAAGCCAGTGCGGTGCAgccccaaaataaatctttattcctttttaaaaattgagataaaacTCACGTCTCATAatattcacccttttaaagtacacaattcagCAGTGTTTAGTACATCCAATGTTGCGCATCGCTGCTGTGTAATTGTAGAACATTTTCCTCACCCCCGAAATCATCACCTCGTACCCATGAAGCAAGCAGTCACCCCTccggcctccctgcccccagactCTGAcgaccaccaatctgctttccatctccatggatttgcctattctggacatttcatataaatggaatcatactatatgTGGTCGtctctgtctggcttctttcactcagcaaaacgTTTTCAGGGttgatccatgttgtagcatgtgtcggTATTTCCTTCCTCTTCGTGGCtcaataatactccattgtgtggcTGTGCCGTATCTCGTTTATCCATTCcccagttgatggacactttAGTTGTATCTCCTTTtctggctcttgtaaataatatGGACATGGGAACAATCAAGTACAAGTTTTGGTGTGTACCTGTGTTTTCGATTCTCGGGTATATCCCTGGGGGTGGAATTGTCAGGTCATGTGGGAACTCTGCTTAGCCTTTTGAGGAAGTGCCAGACCATTTTCCAAAGCAGCCGTACCCTTCACCATCCCCACCAGCAGCCCACAAGGGTTCCAATCTCTgtacatccttgccaacgcttgttatcatttgactttttacccatcctagtgggtatgaagtggcgtctcattattgtggttttgatttgcatttccctgatgactaatgacatagaacattttttcatgtgcttagtgGCCGTTTGTttatcttccttggaaaaatgtctgttcagatcctttgcccattttttattcagttgtctttttattattgagttgtaagagttctttattctaGGAACAAGAGATAGCTCTAGGAATAACCcctaagagttcttttttttttttttttaagattttatttatttatttgtcagagagagagcacaagcaggggcagcggcaggaagagggagaagcaggctccccgctgagcaaggatcccgacgcggggcttgattccaggacccagggatcatgacctgagccgaaggcagatgcttaaccaactgagcctcccaggcatctctcctaagagttctttattctaAGAACAAATCTTTTACTAACTGTatatttttcaactattttcttccagtctgtgacaTACTTTagagttttcattgttttttaatttttttaaagttttttatttaagtaatctctacacccaacatggggctcgaacttatgaccctgagatcaagagtcacagactcggggtacctgggtggctcagttggttaagtgtctgactttggctcaggtcatgatcttggggtgctggaatggagccccgcatggggctctgcgcccagcggggagtcttcttgtccctgtacccctccccccactcgtgctatctctctctctctctctctctcaaataaataaaatttctaaaagggggggagaaaaagagttgcatgctcttctgactgaactaGCCAGGCTCCCcgcttttatgtttttatagcaATGTCTTGTGAAAAGCCAGtttgaaattttgataaattcaagtttgtatctttttttttttacagtttatgTCTTTTCTGCCCTATCTATAAACCTTTGCCCAGCTCAAGGTCCCTAAGGCTTcctcctacattttcttccagaagttatatagttttagctcttgcaTTTTGGCCTGGGatacatttcaaattaatttttgtctgtGATGGAAGGCAAGGGTTGAggttcgttttgttttgttttgttttgtttttttgtttttttttttttttggcgtgTGAATGTCCATATGAAAAGATTGTCCTTTCCTCACCGAATGGCCTTCAGCTCATCTTTCAGCCTCATTTGCTTGcgccccttccctctctgggatGGGGATTGGAACTGGGGTGGGTGTCAGGGTGGAGGGGCTACAAGGTGGGGATAAAGCTTGGTGATGGAAAGGCAACCCCTTTAAATTGTCAACACCTCCCTATTGACACGACCCAGTCAAAACCCTGACATTACAAGCGCTGACCTCTAGGGGGCAATAGTCAACATATTTAGCAATAAGTATGACCCAGTTACTGACCACTTCCCACAGAAACTGTAGAATCCTCaggccccacctccccccagacATCAACCCTTAAAATTTGAGAGAGTTTTGCTccaggggagagggctggtgtCTCCAGGGAGGGACCAGTGACTAGCTTGGGGTGACCATAGTCTTCTTATTACTCAGTATGGAAGTATTTCAATATTTCAGTAGCTCAACATTAGCCTTCTTACCTCCTTGGCACATATTCAAATATTTGTGGATAAAATGATACACTGTCTGGGGCCTCCTACGAAATAAtccagcagaggaaggaaagagtatGTATGGGTAGAGATGAAGGAAGACTTGCCCTGAGTTGATACAGGTGAGGCTGGGGGATGGGTACTTGGGGCTTCCTTATATTCTTCTCACTACTTGGGAGCATGTTTGAAATTGCCCATAATAGCTTCCAGAAGTGCCCGCCTCTGGGAGATAGCGAATGGGGCCTCAGCCTCCAGGAGGAGGGCGGAGGCCTGAGCCCCACCTGCCTGTCTCAGCCACAGAGACCTGAAGCCCGAGAACCTGCTTTTGGATGAGAAAAACAACATCCGCATCGCAGACTTTGGCATGGCGTCCCTGCAGGTGGGGGACAGCCTCCTGGAGACCAGCTGTGGGTGAGTGGGGGCCTGGCCTCCGTAGTCCCGGGGAGGGGGCGAGAAGCCCACCAGAGGCTCACACCGCCTCTCTGCTGCAGGTCCCCCCACTATGCGTGTCCGGAGGTGATTAAGGTGAGTGAGCACGTGGAGAGGACGGAGGAGTGGGGGGAGCATGGTGGAGAGACCCTGTCATGGCCGGGCCTTCTCCTTTCCAGGGGGAGAAGTATGACGGCCGCCGGGCAGACATGTGGAGCTGTGGAGTCATTCTCTTTGCCCTGCTTGTGGTAAGGGGACCGTCCCCTCTCCTGCCCCGTTTTCTAGAGCAGTCCTGCCTGGTGGGAGCACAGAACATTACGTTCCATCTTTCCCTCAGGGCTTGTCTTCCAAATACTTAACTGGCATCAGGAAGGTGGGAAGTATGAACCAGTGGACCAAGATCCTGGAGCACCCTTCCCCCTGCCGCCACCCCTGTGCCCAGAGCTAACTCTTGAGGCACAGCACTGTGAACTGGTCCAGGGTGTCCCAGAGAGGGACGGGGCAGCCAGGAGCCCTTGGGCGGCTTGGGGCAGCGGCTGTTCTAGGGTGTTTGTTGCAATATGGTAATAACTAGTATAATCAGACCAAGCCTGTCAGCCCGGCTcttccccagggcctttgcacctgctcttcTCTGCCTAGAAGAGCATAGGCTCAACCTGCTCTTCCACCCCTACCCGTCCCATTGCTCATCTAGTTCACACGGAGACTTCTCTCCGCTCccacttctctccccacccctcacgaGGTCAGACCTTCTGGGGGGAGGCTCTCTGCTTCCTGGTGACTATCAGAGACGCTATTGTGCGTCGAGTTGTGCggtttctccttcccttctaaATCATCAGCTCCCAGAAGTCAGGGCTtttatctttgttgttttattctgttGGATCACTATCGTGACCCGAGTTGGCCTGTGGCCAGTCCTCCTTAGCAGCTGTGGCGTGAATAAATTGGTGGtgtactctgtgccaggcaccgttccaAGCACATTACCTTGTGCACTTCTCTCAAAAACCCTAGAGACGAGAAGTGACCGGCCCACGGGCACACTTCTGGACAGCGGCAGGGCTGGGATCAGTGTTTGGTCTCGTCACCACGAGCCTATGTGACACCGAGGGGACCGGGGCTGAACGGGTGTGCCTGGGGCTCGCGGCTCCCCCAGGGAagactgacagagagagacacagcgagcgagggaacgcaagcagggggagtggacgatggagaagcaggcttcccgccgagcagggagcccgatgcggggctcgaccccaggaccctagaaccatgacctgagccgaaggcattcgcttaaccaaccgagccacccaggcgcccctgttggtgATTTTAAATCGTCCCACCGCAGAGTGTCGTTATGCGTTCCTAAGGACGGGAAGGTTGTTTTGTCCGTCACAGAGAAAATACCTGTGCTAGATAAGCTTCTTTCCAGTGTGAGTTCGAATGCTGCTGGCCACATGTTCAATGTCAACAAATTGTCTTAGTCTGGTCTCCTATAACAAAGGTAGACGGGGCGGCATGAACCACACTCACtgctcactgttctggaggctgggaagtgtagAATCCAGGCGCCAGGCCGACAACAAACACTCAGCCACGTTGAATGAGAGAGACAAGCGGAAGTCACATCCAGGCTTCCCTGCCCTAGACCAGCATTGCGGggtgcccctctcctcctctcccctacACCTTGCATCCTCTGTCCAGAGGCCTCTGACACTAGGGGCAATGCCTGGAAAAGCCCTGAGACTCATGCTGTCACCCCTGCAAGTGTTTGTCCACCATCATCTCCTCCGAGACCCCTTCCCCGACTCCCTTGCTAGACCCGGCTCCCCTCTCTCGCTACCTGCTCGCTCTGCTCGTGTTTCCTCATCGCCCAGACTCCCACCTGTCTCGTTCCATGTGTCCCTTTGTTGTTTGCTGGCCCTCCCACTACTCATCCAACAGCCACTGCTTATGAATccgtgtgtgccaggcactgttctagacaaGGCTCCATGGGGCCAGGGACCTGGTGTCCCCTGCTCCATCCCTCGCGGTCAGATCAGAACCTGGGAGATAGCAGGGGTGCCCGCATGATGACAGAGCTGCTAAAGTTCATTCACTCACTGGGGTATCGCAATCTAGGGTGTGAGCTGTAGGAGGGCGAGGACTTGTTTTGTCTGTTACGAGAGACCTGACCCAAAATGGATGCTCACCTTTTGTTGAGCAAACGTGTGAGGATTACCCCTCCTGCAACTGGTCTGGGGAGAAACCTCTTTTTAAGATGCAGCCTCCAAGCTGCAACCCCAGCCTCGTAAGCCCTGGAGCCTGACTTGTCTGTTGCCAAATCCTTGCTCTGCCACCTACCAGCTCAGAGGCCTTGGGCAAATTGCTGGACagctccatgcctcagtttcccccatgtAAAGTGGGATCATAATAGTCccctgctgggcgcctgggtggctcagtcgttaagcgtctgccttcggctcaggtcacgatcctggagtcccgggatcgggtcccgcatggggctccctgctccgcggggagtctgcttctccctctgaccccccccatgtgctctctctcattctctctctctctctcaaaataaataaataaataaataataataataataatggtccCCTGCCTCCCAGTGCTTGTGGCAAGGACTAAATGTGCCGATTTGTCAAGCACCTGGGGTCTCGCCTGGAACATCCCGAGCTCTATGTGAGGGGTCCTGTTATTTCTCACTCAGGGGGCTCTGCCCTTTGATGATGACAATCTCCGTCAGCTGCTGGAGAAGGTGAAACGGGGCGTCTTCCATATGCCCCACTTCATCCCTCCAGACTGCCAGAGCCTCCTGAGAGGGATGATCGAAGTGGAGCCCGAGAAAAGGCTCAGTGTGAGTTGGGGGGGCGGGCGGTGGGTCGTGAGGATAGAACCCCTAGAGGGGGCGCATGAGGCTGGACTTCCAGGACCTGCCTGTCGGTCCCCGGGCTCGCTCAATGAGCTCCACACTGGGGAGGACCCCCACCGCGGGAGGGCTGCCACTGTGCGTGCGGGCCGTGTCCCAGGCCCGTCCCCGGTAGCCGCGGGTCGAGGCGCTCACTTGCCACTAGGGGAAGACCTAAGCTGTCATCCTGCCCCTGGCGGAGAGGAGGGGACACTGTTAGGGACCCCCAAGGCCACCTCATCTACTTTCCTGCGGGCTGCTGTGTTCATACGACCtatttctgcttctctccctccctcagctgGAGCAAATTCAGAAACATCCCTGGTACCTGTGAGTATGGGACAACTAAGCACCTGGGTccctgggggagagaggcagggggcccAAACATCAAGGGTCCCCAGCAGGAGAACCAGCTAGAGGGTGGGATACCATGGTTCCTCAATGAGGAGGGGCTAGGGACTCAGGTTTCTGGGTCCTAGGGGAAGGGACACAGGTGGAGCAGGGACTGGGAGCCGGGACTTCTGGGTTCCTAAGAGAGGAGCAGGTTGGGGCCCAGGACACCTGCGTCTCAGGTGGAGAGGGCTCGAATCCCGGACGCCCGGCCCGGTCCCCGGTAacgtttctccccctccccaggggcgGGAAACACGAGCCGGACCCTTGCCTGGAGCCAGCCCCAGGCCGCCGGGTGGCCATGCGGAGCCTGCCATCGAACGGAGAGCTGGACCCCGACGTCCTGGAGAGCATGGCCTCGCTGGGCTGCTTCAGGGACCGCGAGCGGCTGCACCGCGAGCTGCGCAGCGAGGAGTAAGGCCCCCCCCTGCCCCAACGCGCACCAGCAGTCCATGTCCCGCGAGCCGCCGCAGGGCCCCAGCCAGCCAGCAGAGGGCGCGCCCAGGCCCCGCGCACGCGCAGACTCCCTGGGGCGTGGCGCCCCGGTCGCTGGATGGGGCGTGGCTTAAAGTTCCCACGTGGAGCTGTTCCCGGAGGGACCACGAGGGGGCGGTAGGACCGGCGGAAAAAAGACTAGATGCTGCAAAGTATCGCCAGGCGCTGAGACAGACTTAGTGCCCCACGCAGGGCTTACAAGTAGTAAGTGCTCAGTTATTAGGTGTTATTACGGCTAAGTAAGGGTCCGATGTACGCCGACACAAAAAAGCTGACCATGTTGATGCCTAGGAAGATGGACCCATGGACAGAGGTACTGGGTGTACTAAGCCCCCGAGAGCCACAGCTGCAGGGAGGGGGTAAGACCTCTGGAGCCCGACCCCTGACCCCAATCCCCTCCTACCCCCTCACTTCCCTTCCCCATCAGGGAGAACCAAGAAAAGATGATCTACTATCTGCTTTTGGATCGGAAGGAGCGGTATCCCAGCTGTGAGGACCAGGACCTGCCTCCCCGGAATGATGTCGGTgagaaggcagggctgggggtccGGACTCCGGACTccggagggaggaaggggctgcaAGCCCGTAGCTTCTGCGTTTAGACCCCACCCCCCCGACTTGCTCCGTGGCCTTGTCAAAAGTCTGTACTCCGGGCCTCTGTTCCCCCACGGGTACCAGTGCCACGCACGGCTGCGCGAAGCCAGCTTTTCTGATCGGGCTGAAACTCTCCGCCCTCAGACCCCCCTCGGAAACGTGTGGATTCCCCCATGCTGAGCCGTCACGGCAAGCGGCGGCCAGAGCGGAAGTCCATGGAAGTTCTGAGCATCACGGATGCTGGGGGCGGCGGCTCCCCAGTGCCCACCCGACGCGCCCTGGAGATGGCCCAGCACAGTCAGAGGTGGGAGCTGCCGCCCCTCCCGCGGACCCAcagtgtgggtggggagggggttcgGGGTTCTAGCCCCAGCTCCGCCGCAGTGGCCCCTCTCCGGGCCTCAAGTCCGCATCGCAAAGGCGTGTGGAAGGGAGAGGACATCTGCGCCTTGCGAAACCCACACACCTGattaaaaatcatcatcatcatcatcatcatcatcatcgtctcTCCTGGAAACAGATCCCGCAGTGTCAGTGGAGCCTCCACCGGTCTGTCCTCCAGCCCTCTCAGCAGCCCAAGGGTAAGCCCCTAGTCATTAGGAAGGGGTAAGGGGGTGAAGACGCTGGAGCCGAGATCGAACAGCAGGAACTACAACTCCCATGAAGTCTTGAGGCATAGCCTCTCTGTCCCTAAAGGGCCCCCAACCCTAAGGCCGCATAAGTATTTTAGTGCATTGGGCACTTCCACCTCCGATAGGATTGGGGTTTTAGTGTGTGTCAAGGGTTCGTTTACGCGCGGAACAAAAGCTAATTGAGCGCCTACTGTGTACCAGTCACTGTGCTACAGCAGTGAACATGATAGAAAAAGTCTCTGTCCCCCTAACAATGTGGGTTGGGAGGGGGAAATCACTGGACTACAAGTTCCAGCATGCATCGGGACC
This region includes:
- the BRSK1 gene encoding serine/threonine-protein kinase BRSK1 isoform X1, whose protein sequence is MSSGAKEGGGGSPAYHLPHPHPHPPQHAQYVGPYRLEKTLGKGQTGLVKLGVHCITGQKVAIKIVNREKLSESVLMKVEREIAILKLIEHPHVLKLHDVYENKKYLYLVLEHVSGGELFDYLVKKGRLTPKEARKFFRQIVSALDFCHSYSICHRDLKPENLLLDEKNNIRIADFGMASLQVGDSLLETSCGSPHYACPEVIKGEKYDGRRADMWSCGVILFALLVGALPFDDDNLRQLLEKVKRGVFHMPHFIPPDCQSLLRGMIEVEPEKRLSLEQIQKHPWYLGGKHEPDPCLEPAPGRRVAMRSLPSNGELDPDVLESMASLGCFRDRERLHRELRSEEENQEKMIYYLLLDRKERYPSCEDQDLPPRNDVDPPRKRVDSPMLSRHGKRRPERKSMEVLSITDAGGGGSPVPTRRALEMAQHSQRSRSVSGASTGLSSSPLSSPRSPVFSFSPEPGAGDEARGGGSPTSKTQTLPSRGPRGGGAGEQPPPPSARSTPLPGPPGSPRSSGGTPLHSPLHTPRASPTGTPGTTPPPSPGGGVGGAAWRSRLNSIRNSFLGSPRFHRRKMQVPTAEEMSSLTPESSPELAKRSWFGNFISLDKEEQIFLVLKDKPLSSIKADIVHAFLSIPSLSHSVLSQTSFRAEYKASGGPSVFQKPVRFQVDISSSEGPEPSPRRDSSGGGGIYSVTFTLISGPSRRFKRVVETIQAQLLSTHDQPSVQALADEKNGAQTRPAGTPPRSLQPPPGRPDPELTSSPRRGPAKDKKLLATNGTPLP
- the BRSK1 gene encoding serine/threonine-protein kinase BRSK1 isoform X2; translation: MSTRTRNICRYLVLEHVSGGELFDYLVKKGRLTPKEARKFFRQIVSALDFCHSYSICHRDLKPENLLLDEKNNIRIADFGMASLQVGDSLLETSCGSPHYACPEVIKGEKYDGRRADMWSCGVILFALLVGALPFDDDNLRQLLEKVKRGVFHMPHFIPPDCQSLLRGMIEVEPEKRLSLEQIQKHPWYLGGKHEPDPCLEPAPGRRVAMRSLPSNGELDPDVLESMASLGCFRDRERLHRELRSEEENQEKMIYYLLLDRKERYPSCEDQDLPPRNDVDPPRKRVDSPMLSRHGKRRPERKSMEVLSITDAGGGGSPVPTRRALEMAQHSQRSRSVSGASTGLSSSPLSSPRSPVFSFSPEPGAGDEARGGGSPTSKTQTLPSRGPRGGGAGEQPPPPSARSTPLPGPPGSPRSSGGTPLHSPLHTPRASPTGTPGTTPPPSPGGGVGGAAWRSRLNSIRNSFLGSPRFHRRKMQVPTAEEMSSLTPESSPELAKRSWFGNFISLDKEEQIFLVLKDKPLSSIKADIVHAFLSIPSLSHSVLSQTSFRAEYKASGGPSVFQKPVRFQVDISSSEGPEPSPRRDSSGGGGIYSVTFTLISGPSRRFKRVVETIQAQLLSTHDQPSVQALADEKNGAQTRPAGTPPRSLQPPPGRPDPELTSSPRRGPAKDKKLLATNGTPLP